Genomic segment of Candoia aspera isolate rCanAsp1 chromosome 2, rCanAsp1.hap2, whole genome shotgun sequence:
ATTTGGGGAAGTTCTACACCCTGGTTCCCAGCATGGTTGTTGGGTCCTGACCAATCCCAGCCAAGAAGGGCTGCAGAAGATGCTGCCAGAAATGAGACAGGTTTTCCTTTTGAGGAATGGTGGAAATGGATTAGGCACCTTTGCCTATCAAGGCCATTTTTAGGGGAGTAAACACTGAAATGACTAATTCAATCATGGCCCTGCTGTCGATGGCTTTAAGAGAGGATCACCCAAGTTCCAAGAAGCAGCTTGATAAACTGAACTCCTCATCTAGATGCAGTCAATTTTTCAGTATCAGTTGCTGAGAAAGAGTTGTTGATGTGATGTAACCAGTTTAGATTAAAGAAGAGGTGCGTTTCAAATCATGCACTTGTGACTGCCCTCTTGGCTTCTGTGGCTCCCTCCCTGGACACCCCTCAGCATGCAGGGCTCGGCTGTGTTCTCAAGCCTTGCTGCCAATTCTGTACTTACCGTTACCTGCTTCCAGGAGACTATCATTGGACATTGGAAGTCCACTGGTGACATTGGACTGACTTTCCAAATGGATCATCAGGAATGTTGTGGCTCTGTCAGAGGGGGTGTGAATCTCCAGGGAACCAGCTGTTTTATCTGCAAAAAAGGTTCCCAGCGGGTTCAGAAGTTCGTATCTTTTCTTCAGTGCCTCCAAGACACAGATAGCTATGCTGGTCATCAGGATAAACCAAATTAGAATTCCCTGATCATACAAGGGCAAGGTCTTTATTAGGATTATGTCCTGTCATGATATAGGAATGAAGTTTCTGACTAAGCAAGAATACACCCTAGCCACTTGAAAaccaaaaccagaattaaaactaACCAAATTTAGTATGTAGTGTAAATGCTGGTGGTGGTTGATCTGCTTAAGCATTGTCTGAACAGGGAATATAAATCTTAAAATCAAAGGCAGGAAGTGTTAGGCAAGGGGATGGAACTGGGCTCTGGAAGGTGCAAAAAATTAAGATGCAACAAAAGGCACCCGTGGGAACAGACCCCAAAGTAGATTCTCTCCTCcatttttgaaatgtatttgGTCTCTACTGTATATTTCAAAAGAACTGAAGTTCTGTTCCATGGGCACCAACACAGCTCTCCAGGTCCTGCAGAACTACAAGAACTACAATTTCCAGATTCTGGCTGGGCAGGAGGGTCTGTGAAGGTGGGGGTGGGTTAAAAAAAGTGAAGAAGGCAGTCATGACCACACAATCAAGGCCCCTTTTTACAGCTGTCCTGCTGGGTCCAATGAATGGTCCTtctaggctggctggggagttctgggaattgaagtccacccttcttaaagttgccaagtttgagaaacacggctcttcCTCAGGGTATATTTTACAATGCATGTTTAAAATGTGAGGTTGTAGGAGCCATATTGACTTTTCTGATCCCCCCAACCTTTGTGGACATCCCTGCTGCTGGGGGTTTTGGCCCCCCAGACCTATCCTGAGATCAGAGGTTTGAAGGAGGATCCTAGAAGGACCTCACCTGGCTTGGTGCCTTCAGTTCTATCATGATGCTAAATGGATTGATGTGCTTATCTACACATTTATATGCTATCCAGTCCTGATTTTCTTTGGGCTGCTTTACTTAACAAGAAGGAAACTTGCTTAATTCCCCAGTTTGTTCCCTGGTGAAGGCCCCTCCATGGGAAAAGCATTTGCTGCCAACATTAGACAGCTCCATGGAAGGGCCCACCAAAGGTGCTGAACTTGGGTCCTGAGGAGGTACATGGAGTGCTTACCATGAGGAGGGAATCCTGTAGATCGCCTAACTCCAGTTGGATTCCCATCATGCACTAACAATGTGGTTTCTTGGTTTTAGCTTAGCGTGCTGAGTGAACCTCACTATTAACGTGTAAACAAAGGTATGGCTTGGCTTAAGGCTCTGGTGAATTGTGCCAGTTGGGAGATTCATTGAGCAACCAACATTAGGCATAAAATATGTATCCCGTTGCCACCTAAGGCAGCATCATACGTAGCTGGGCATCTCCAGCTGCACCAGTATCTGCATTGCAGCAACATCCTGAGCTCggatgggctgtgagaataaccctgggaggcaggaggaagagccacaggcagggcaagagataagagatatctcagcccagagAAGGAATGGAGTGGAGAAAGcatcccagaagggaccctccctagttctcccaaaagtaaaaggagggggaaaatgctttcagacttgcaggattctattACTGTAATATTACAATAAAGGTACAGGTGGGCTTTGActtataaccatttgtttagtgactgtttgaagttatgacagcggtgaaaaaagtgacttacgaccagtactcacacttacgaccatcgcagtatccctgcagtcaagtgatcaaaattcagctgcttagcaaccggcatgtatttacaacagttgcagctttCCGGGGTCACGAGATCGCCTTCccaaccttcccagtcagcttctgacaaagtcaataggggaagccgaatttgcttaacgaccacagcaaaaaaaattgtaaaattgggtgtgactcacttaatgaccacctcacttagcgatggaagttccggctccaattgtggtcataagttggggactacctgtagtattagtacttatggttttggtttcctgcctggactacctcaaagggttgacataCAGCAAGCAGTACAGTATTCTGTGTGAGCATCTGTCTTGCCTTACTTTCGGATCCCCCCTCCAAGCTGTCCAAGGAGGCCTCCCTTGGCTCGCTGGGTCCAAGGGCTCTCGCCAGCTCCATGGCACAGACGATTGTGCCCGTGCCCGTCTTCCACTTGCTGAACCTGTCCTTCTCCTGGGACAGGAAGGCATGGTGCCCTCCTGGCTTCATGCTGAGATGAAGGCTGCGTCCTTGTAATGTCAGGTGGCCTTTCTTGCCGCACGACCAGGCCTGAAGGGCCCCCTCCCCACAGGTCTCCAGCTGAGCTACTGCAAATCCTTCAGCTTTGGAGACTGCCAGGCACTCCCTGGTCTCCTGGTTGACCAGGGCCCAGGCCGCCTTGTCCCAGTGCCACTGGTGCTGCGGGGAGTGTGCCTTGCAGTCGGACAGGCTGACTTTCTCAGCGTGGTGAGGCGAGGCATGGATGCACTTCTGCAGACGGACATTTCGGATGAGGAAGGCGTCTCCACCCAGGTCTGGGGTGAATAAAGAAAGTGTTATATTTCCAACTGCCCTGGGTTCTccacctagagcagtgtttctcaacctcggccactttaagatgtgtggacttcgactcccagaattccccaggcagcatggaattctgggagttgaagtccacacgtcttaaagttgccaaggttgagaaacactatcctaGAGAGTAGTGGCTCTATTACAAGGAGTTATTGCATTGGATACTTATAATTTTCTTAAAAGGTAAGCCAGCTTGAGGACTTGAAGTCCATCAAGATTTCATGACCGATTGGGATTTCAAATTGAGTGACTCCCACCGACTCTGCGGACTTCAACATGCTAGTTTAGGAGGTGCTGTTTTTGGGGTGCAGCATCGCCTGAtttttcccagaatttcccctgcatggatttcctttctttcaaacAGCCTTTTACTGCACACATGGATCCACAAAGCCTTTACGTTGCCAGGGGGACCCAGTTCACAACAAGAGACACAGAGGTTTCTCTGCGGAAATAAAACGGAACAAAATTCCTTGAAAGGGGAAATATTTCATTTGTGCTTAATCTTATTGATAAGCAGAATTAATAGAAATAAGTTAAGGAAGGAACAGTGGAAAAACACACTTACCCTTCAGCCAGGAAAGGAGGATTATCCAAGTTAAGCTTCCCTGAAAAAGAACCATTGTCGCTTGccaaagaaagtgtgtgtgtgtgtgtgtgtgtgtctgtgcgagCGCgcctgcatttgtgtgtgtgtgtttgtacttgGGGGATGCGGGGGCAGCCTTTGAAAAGGACAAACTGCACAGCCAAGTAGAAGCTCCGTGAGTTTCCTTTCATCCCCAAACTGGCAGAAGTTTAAGAAAAGAGGTTGAAGAGCCAAATGTATAatttaagaaaacaaaccattttCCAAACAAGAGCAGAGGGGGCTCCCATCAGAGGAAGGGACCCGTGCCACGGGGCAGAGGGGTGGAATTGTGAAGGAGGTGGCAAATTCCCTTTGAGCTCCTGCGAATAGTAAGAGCCAGTGGAGGCTTTTGGGCTGCACAGATCTCTTCCTTGGGAAGGAGGGAAGTGAAGGGGAGGGGCAGCTGTCTTCCTGCTGCAGCTGCAAGCTTTCCACAGTGGCACCAGAGCAATGGGAAAGAGCCGGGCAAAGAATGCTGTTGGACTCAGCTGTTCAGGAATGGTGGCCTGTTGAGGAAAGACAAAGGGCTTGTCCTGTTggtggggatgccagtgggaactGGAGAAGGATCAAGGCATCCTCTTTGGcttaaagggaggaggaggaggcccctCAATTCACAGACTGAGTGGGTTCCCTTTGGCTGATGGTGTTGTTTATGTTCTGCTGTTGTGTCTTGCAAATCAACCGCAAAGTTGCATTGTACCCAACCAGCCCAGCCCAGTTGAagtcacatgtcttaaagttgccaaggttgagaaaggctgcagtagAATACCCACTGTGCCTTAAAACCTGAGCTCCATGCACATTCCTTCTAACTGTAGGAGAAATAAAGGACTCATTCTTGGCAACCAGTAGTGCTGTAGTTGTGCTTCTTCAACCTGATTTTCTGTCTTGAAACATCCACCAGGGGTAAGCATTATTAACTCGGTGGAGACGTCATTTTACAATGCATGTTCATAAACGATTTTCGAAAGCGTACTTCCGATGCATTGTTAGTATAGAATGCACCCATCGTTTGCAAATTGCAAGGAAAAGTTGAGTTTAACCAAGGGAGTAAAGGGAACTATCAGGGTAATGGGGATTTAAGCCAAGTTTATGGACAGGTGGGGCAGggaggtccatgaagtcaccggGAGCTGCTCAGTAGGGATGAAGCTGTGGCTGGTATGCAGTGAAACCGAGTACCCCAATACAGCTTCTGCTGAAGCTCTGGATGCATCTAATTTGGCCCCTTTGACAACCggtctctttctcagccccagcTCTTCCATTTGTAATTCCCTGATTTTCCTGAACAATAAGAGTTTCCTGAGCGGCTAGGAGATTACAGTCGTTAATGATTAGTGcgtgttttatttttgtagtggAAATACTGCCCCTGCTGAGGACGCCAGAGCAAAGCTTGTAAGCCGTCACCGTAGAGAGATTCCACCAGCAGAGGCCTCCCCATCTCACCGTAGGATTCTGCTCCCTGCAGCTTTCCACGCAATTTATACCTGTGGCTCTCTGTGCATTCGATCGATCGCCTCCTGCCCGGCCAGGGCCTCCTTCTTTGCCCACTCACCCTCCCCCACCAGTTAGCTCCAGTGGCCCAGGCTGTTCTGGCTGCTCCCTGCCTGGGAAATGTGGTTGCATAATCATCCTTGATCAGCTGAGTTGAGTGGAGCAGCAGTCAAGAGGACGCTGGGTTTGgctggagaggaggggagaacTGCAAAGAAATCTGATTCCCAGGAAACAGAATCTGTAAGTTGGGTTGGGTGAGGTAAACAACATCTGTATTCTGGTGGGGTTGCTTGCGCTCTTGCTGCAGAAGACACAGCCAGGCAGCTTGGCATCAGGCTATTCAAAAGCCTCACCCCCAGAGCGCCGACTGAGCCACGGGATCTGATGAAATGGGAACTCAGCCCTTCCGTCGTCGAGGGAAAGGAGAATGGACAGAGAAGCAGCCGGAACCCAGCCAGACGCCTCCTGCATCCCAGCCGATCCGTCTTGTGGCATGCGCCGTACTAATAATGGGGTTATTTCTAATAGTGGTAGCAGCTGGGGGTTGCTATGTCATTCTTTTCCAGAAGACAGACAGGATGAAGATTGAGAGGCTGGAGTTACGAAAGGATGGGTTTACCATCAAAAGCCAGGGTGGAGACATCATCTTCGTGTTGACCTTTCGGTCTGGGGTCCTTGACCTGGAGTCCTGCTTCCAGGAAAATAAAACGTTAACTTGTACCAAGACAGATAAAAGAAAGATCCATTTCGTTATCAGTGCGATTAAGCCTAAGAAGGCAGTGAACTGCTACTCCATCAACTGGGAAGAGTTGATAGCAGACACAGTGGTGGAGCACAAAATATTCTGGGGGGAGGCCCACTGGTATGGAGGCTATGAGATGAGTGTCCAGCACTGGCCAATCAAGCTGCCAGGATGCCAGGAACCCATGCCTTTTGTGACCAGTGATGTGTATTCTTTTAGGAACAGCTTTGGGGGTGTCCTGGAGAAGTACTGGTTGTCTTCCAAAGCAGTGGCCATCAAGATCAACGACTCTGTGCCCTTCCACCTGGGGTTCAATGCCACTGAACCATCTCTTGTTTTCCAAGCCAGGTATAAAGATTCCCCATATGGTTCTTTGTTGGGGGAGCGATCTTTTCCAGGGTTATATTATCATGTCTGCGTAGCTCCGGACATGACTTCTGCCCATAAATACATGATGCAGAGTTATTTCAAGAAACATTTGAAAGTGCCTTCAGAACAAATGTTCAGATTTCCAATCTGGTCAACGTGGGCCCTTTACAAAAAAGAGATTGATCAAAATAAAGTTCAGGAATTTGCCCAAATGATTCGGAAGTATGGCTTTAAAGCCAGCCATATTGAAATAGATGACATGTATATGCAGAATTATGGTGACTTTGACTTTGACCCCTTGAAGTTCCCTCGTGCAACAGAAATGTTTGAAAA
This window contains:
- the LOC134491867 gene encoding LOW QUALITY PROTEIN: myogenesis-regulating glycosidase-like (The sequence of the model RefSeq protein was modified relative to this genomic sequence to represent the inferred CDS: inserted 1 base in 1 codon), translated to MGTQPFRRRGKGEWTEKQPEPSQTPPASQPIRLVACAVLIMGLFLIVVAAGGCYVILFQKTDRMKIERLELRKDGFTIKSQGGDIIFVLTFRSGVLDLESCFQENKTLTCTKTDKRKIHFVISAIKPKKAVNCYSINWEELIADTVVEHKIFWGEAHWYGGYEMSVQHWPIKLPGCQEPMPFVTSDVYSFRNSFGGVLEKYWLSSKAVAIKINDSVPFHLGFNATEPSLVFQARYKDSPYGSLLGERSFPGLYYHVCVAPDMTSAHKYMMQSYFKKHLKVPSEQMFRFPIWSTWALYKKEIDQNKVQEFAQMIRKYGFKASHIEIDDMYMQNYGDFDFDPLKFPRATEMFEKLKKDGFNVTVWIHPFVHKKSPNFKVGLEKRFFVTQRKEILPAMVEWWNGIGAILDFTNPLARDWFHTHLKELCLKYGISSFKFDAGETCYLPKEFSTFQPLLDPSIWSKYYAEMASAFHGLAEVRVGYQSQHISCFVRIIDRDSVWGYELGLKSIIPTVLSIGLLGYHFILPDMIGGNFIPNKTDGAVEIPDRELYIRWLELSAFMPSMQFSIPPWLYDKEVIXTLKFTRLHESLVAPLLLELAGEITDTGDPIIRPIWWISPGDESAHKIDSQFLIGDTLMVAPVLEMGKQERDIYIPAGKWRSYKGELFEKTPTLITDYPVDLDEVAYFFLVP